The segment GGCCTTCCACTGCGCGCGCGGGAAGCGCAGAAACGTAAAGAGGTCGTCGCCGGCCTCCGCGAGCGATTCGACGACCGCCGGGCACTGCAGCCGCCACTTCTTCACGAAGCGGGCGCGGGCCTGCTCGACCAGGCTCTGACTGTCGGCGTAGATCATGCGCCGGTAGTCCTCCTTGAGTTCCTCGCGCAGCCGCGTCGGGGCCTTGGCCTCGAGGTTCCGCAGCTTGTGCGTCGTACAGCGTTGGATGGCGAGGGTCGGCCACACCTCCCGCAAGGCGGCCGCCAGGCCCGCGCTCCCATCGATGACGGCGAGCACGGGCGTCCCGAGGCGCCGCGCGACCAGCCCCTGGATGCACTCACGCCAGGCCGCGGTACTCTCGTCGCCGACCAAGCGGAGATCCAGGAGCTCGCGCTGCCCATCCGCCCGCACGCCCAGGACCACCAATACCGGCACCGTCACGCGCCGCTTGCCCAGGCGCACTTTCGGATACCAGCCATCCAGGAAGACATAGCGGATGGCCGCGTCCGCCAGGTCGCGCGCCCGCCACTGCTCAAAGTCCCTCTCTGCCAAGATAGCTGAGACACTTTCCCCGGCGGTAATTAGTGTAGAGGGCGGGGAGGTGCCAGGAGCTTGATGAGCACGATTCGCATGAGAGAGGCAGCCCAGTCGATCGGAGAAGAGCCGGAGCGGAGGGGCGACGAGCGAAGCGAGGCGCCCCGCAGCGGAGGGTCTTCTCCGATCGAGCGCGCGGGCCGGCCGGTGGTGCCCGATTCGGAGGTGTCGGCGCGCCATACGCGTCGACGCTTCACGACCGCGTACAAGCTGGAGATCTTGCGAAAAGCCGATGCCTGTACCCGACACGGCGAGCTCGGCGCGCTGCTCCGGAAAGAGGGGCTCTACTCGTCCCATTTGATCACCTGGCGGCAACAGCGCGAACGTGGCTTGACGCCCAAGAAACGGGGACGCAAGCCGGTGCCCGTCGACCCGCAGGTGAAGCGACTCGAGCAGGAAAATCGACGGCTCACTACGCGGCTGCAGAAGGCGGAAGCCCTGATCGATTTCCAAAAAAAAGTTGCCGCACTCCTGCAGATCCCACTGAAACCTGTGCCGAGCGACGAGGCCGATTGATGACCGCGGTCGAACAGGTGGCGACATCGATCGGGACCGCGCCGGCGTGTCGCGTGTTGGGGCTGCCCCGCGCCTCTGTGTACCGGGGCCGGCGACCCGCGGCGGTGGCGCGTCCCCGGCCGGCGCCGCCACGCGCGCTCGATCGTGTCGAGCGTCAGGAGGTCCTGGATCTATTGCACACGCGGTTTGTGGATCAGGCGCCTGCGCAGGTGCATGCGACGTTGCTCGATGAGGGCACGTATCTTTGCTCGCCGCGCACGATGTACCGGATCCTCGACGCCTCGCACGAAATCAAAGAGCGGCGCGACCAGGTCCGGCGCCCCCAGTACGCAGCACCCGAGCTGCTGGCGACGCGGCCGAATGAAGTGTGGAGCTGGGACATCACCAAACTCCTCGGCCCGGCGAAGTGGACCTA is part of the Luteitalea sp. genome and harbors:
- a CDS encoding transposase; translation: MSARHTRRRFTTAYKLEILRKADACTRHGELGALLRKEGLYSSHLITWRQQRERGLTPKKRGRKPVPVDPQVKRLEQENRRLTTRLQKAEALIDFQKKVAALLQIPLKPVPSDEAD